From Ignisphaera aggregans DSM 17230, the proteins below share one genomic window:
- a CDS encoding Protein of unknown function DUF371 (COGs: COG2090 conserved hypothetical protein~InterPro IPR007171~KEGG: smr:Smar_0721 hypothetical protein~PFAM: Protein of unknown function DUF371~SPTR: A3DMG4 Putative uncharacterized protein~PFAM: Domain of unknown function (DUF371)), translated as MVIISKEYLEARGHPMIRALHTTTFEITKDSDIGPRGDCIIGVKLDRGVGELDEKFKNILRKDFSIVLIALYTEDNIGDIVIATGSSKLLLSDNRRIVVRKSSFIGPETLAIRANKAARDINREFIKRIQDTSIKIYIELYAIDLEDSINPRLNMLLKLM; from the coding sequence ATGGTTATCATATCTAAAGAATATCTTGAGGCAAGAGGGCATCCAATGATAAGAGCATTACATACAACAACATTTGAAATAACAAAGGATAGTGATATAGGTCCTAGGGGAGATTGTATAATAGGTGTAAAACTAGATAGAGGTGTAGGAGAATTAGATGAAAAATTCAAAAATATTCTTAGAAAGGATTTTTCAATAGTATTGATAGCTCTATATACAGAGGATAACATAGGTGATATTGTTATAGCTACAGGTAGTTCAAAGCTATTGCTAAGCGATAATAGAAGAATTGTTGTTAGAAAGAGTAGTTTCATAGGTCCAGAGACTCTTGCCATAAGAGCGAATAAAGCTGCTAGAGATATAAATAGAGAATTTATAAAGAGAATTCAAGATACATCAATAAAAATTTATATAGAGCTATATGCAATTGATCTAGAGGATTCTATTAATCCAAGGCTAAATATGTTATTAAAACTTATGTAG
- a CDS encoding protein of unknown function Met10 (COGs: COG2520 methyltransferase~InterPro IPR007848:IPR003402~KEGG: iho:Igni_0319 methyltransferase~PFAM: protein of unknown function Met10; methyltransferase small~SPTR: A8A9A0 Methyltransferase~PFAM: Met-10+ like-protein): MEMCIESNAIVIDRRRANEILGILKRCKALRKELKIKHINDSVVIPIYSDDIILKCIDSQGATLNISKHCFEYKYREIIHGIDLRKMLENIVGSRDIGECISSSIDIIGDIALIEVYCRDLLERYREAITEAVIKLNPSVRTIYAKGIVEGMHRVRNIVFIGGEEKTKTIHKEHGILIAVDIAKTYFNPSLSTEHSLVAKELSYARSILDLFTGVGPFALHIAKISNSYIVACDINRDALKLLRESIEMNRLKGYIDILEIDSINFIENRGFIGKFDAIIMNLPHHAYKLICSALEVVKSSGKIYLYIISKNVNEAIDMVNRELYECRAKGVISSYRKVLDYAPRRYIYRIVIENIALHKF, from the coding sequence ATGGAAATGTGTATAGAGAGTAATGCTATTGTAATAGATAGGAGGAGAGCCAATGAAATTCTAGGTATTTTAAAGAGGTGTAAAGCTCTTAGGAAGGAGCTAAAGATAAAACATATTAACGACTCTGTAGTAATTCCTATATATAGCGATGATATTATTCTTAAATGTATAGATAGTCAAGGAGCAACACTAAATATTTCAAAACATTGTTTTGAATATAAATATAGAGAGATTATACATGGTATAGATCTTAGAAAAATGCTTGAAAATATTGTTGGTAGTAGGGATATAGGTGAATGTATATCGTCATCTATAGATATTATTGGAGATATAGCTCTAATCGAAGTTTATTGTAGAGATCTTCTAGAGAGATATAGAGAAGCAATAACAGAGGCTGTAATAAAACTCAATCCTAGTGTTAGAACGATCTATGCCAAGGGTATTGTCGAGGGTATGCATAGAGTAAGGAATATAGTGTTTATAGGTGGTGAAGAAAAGACAAAGACTATTCATAAAGAGCATGGAATATTAATTGCTGTAGATATTGCAAAAACATATTTTAATCCATCTCTATCAACAGAGCATAGCCTTGTCGCTAAAGAGCTAAGTTACGCTAGATCTATTCTCGATCTTTTTACAGGTGTAGGACCTTTTGCTCTCCATATAGCAAAGATAAGTAATAGCTATATAGTTGCATGTGATATTAATAGAGATGCTTTGAAGCTTCTAAGAGAAAGCATAGAGATGAATAGACTTAAAGGATATATAGATATTCTCGAAATAGACAGTATTAACTTTATAGAGAATAGAGGATTTATAGGAAAATTCGATGCCATAATTATGAACCTTCCACACCATGCATACAAATTGATATGTAGTGCACTAGAGGTTGTAAAAAGCTCTGGAAAGATATATCTATACATCATATCTAAAAATGTTAATGAGGCTATAGATATGGTGAATAGAGAATTATATGAATGTAGAGCTAAAGGAGTGATATCTAGCTATAGGAAGGTATTAGATTATGCACCAAGAAGATATATCTATAGGATTGTTATAGAAAACATAGCTCTACATAAGTTTTAA
- a CDS encoding conserved hypothetical protein (KEGG: hbu:Hbut_1216 hypothetical protein~SPTR: A2BM39 Conserved crenarchaeal protein) yields MPSNSINILNDEESEISISNKHRETEFLEIPNSIEKNDTYTNIDVKGPRSRIVNAILLLLYMRPMKSSEIASIIGKNTKLVSSYLSYWKVRGYVVYRAGYWSLTKSGEEYVKIFLESLGIPVLSPRDVVQLAQKLTREQDLSTINNWILAQRSQEETEIQSFTGRQTESYVGKQEPKPTSEEINRKAIECASKILRSKDLLEDEMTVLSYLIKHYVEWNSTYVYLDQISEELHYPNNELVSILRKLQTKKLIYLYTDRRFGIRVGLGRTFKQLLDSCTSKNIHK; encoded by the coding sequence ATGCCTAGCAATTCTATCAATATATTGAACGATGAAGAATCAGAGATTTCTATAAGTAATAAACATCGAGAAACAGAATTTTTGGAGATACCAAATAGTATTGAGAAGAATGACACATATACAAATATTGATGTTAAGGGACCTAGATCTAGAATTGTAAATGCAATCCTATTACTTCTCTATATGAGACCTATGAAGAGCTCTGAAATAGCTAGTATAATTGGTAAAAATACAAAGCTTGTTAGTAGTTACTTAAGTTATTGGAAGGTTAGAGGTTATGTTGTATATAGAGCTGGATACTGGAGTTTAACGAAGAGTGGGGAGGAATATGTAAAGATATTTCTAGAATCTCTTGGTATACCTGTACTCTCACCCAGAGATGTGGTCCAGTTAGCCCAGAAACTAACAAGAGAACAGGATCTATCAACAATAAACAACTGGATTCTAGCTCAAAGATCTCAGGAAGAGACAGAAATACAGTCTTTCACTGGCAGACAAACAGAATCTTATGTGGGTAAACAAGAACCTAAACCCACATCAGAAGAGATTAACAGAAAGGCTATTGAATGTGCATCAAAAATCCTGAGATCAAAAGATCTCCTAGAAGATGAAATGACAGTTCTTAGCTATCTAATAAAACATTATGTTGAATGGAACAGTACATATGTATATCTGGATCAAATATCTGAAGAACTTCATTATCCAAATAACGAATTAGTATCAATCCTAAGAAAGCTTCAGACAAAGAAATTGATATATCTATATACAGATAGACGTTTTGGTATAAGGGTTGGATTGGGTAGGACATTTAAGCAGTTACTAGATAGCTGTACATCAAAGAATATTCATAAGTAG
- a CDS encoding peptide chain release factor subunit 1 (aeRF-1) (COGs: COG1503 Peptide chain release factor 1 (eRF1)~InterPro IPR005140:IPR005142:IPR005141~KEGG: hbu:Hbut_1221 peptide chain release factor 1~PFAM: eRF1 domain 2 protein; eRF1 domain 1 protein; eRF1 domain 3 protein~SPTR: A2BM42 Peptide chain release factor subunit 1~PFAM: eRF1 domain 3; eRF1 domain 2; eRF1 domain 1~TIGRFAM: peptide chain release factor eRF/aRF, subunit 1; peptide chain release factor 1, archaeal and eukaryotic forms) produces MKKWKAHATTLLSLYIPPGRPISDVVSLLRQELAITENIKLKRTRDAVQWALTAAIDRLSKIRENPKNGLVVFAGINDDTGENIAIVFSPPDPVPVYFYRTDKEFHTEFLVPMVEESDVYGIIIIERDEATIGILKPSGIVVLDEIEWYIPGKHHKGGQSQRRFDRIIEQMVEEFYKHVAEKVNSYFVPLIEEGKLKGVIVAGPGYAKQDFLKEADNLDYRIRKLIISETIDVAYQGIVGLKEVVIKAKDILVKQRFVESMEAIEEFKYHIAKDDGYAVYGLKDIEELLNNGAIEKILICEDHPDFDRLEKIAMERGAKMIIIPESLDEYQWFKDTFGCIAAISRYAIHQS; encoded by the coding sequence TTGAAGAAGTGGAAAGCTCATGCAACTACATTGCTCAGTTTATATATACCTCCAGGAAGACCAATAAGCGATGTTGTTAGTCTACTTAGGCAGGAGCTAGCTATTACAGAGAATATCAAGCTTAAGAGGACAAGGGATGCTGTTCAGTGGGCTTTAACAGCAGCTATAGATAGATTATCGAAGATACGTGAAAATCCCAAGAATGGATTAGTGGTGTTTGCAGGGATCAATGATGATACAGGGGAGAATATAGCTATAGTGTTTTCACCACCAGATCCTGTACCTGTATACTTCTATAGAACTGATAAGGAATTCCATACAGAATTTCTAGTTCCTATGGTTGAGGAATCAGATGTCTATGGCATAATAATTATAGAGAGAGATGAAGCAACAATAGGTATTTTAAAACCTTCAGGAATAGTTGTTCTAGATGAGATAGAATGGTATATACCTGGAAAACATCATAAGGGAGGACAAAGTCAGAGGAGGTTTGATAGAATAATAGAGCAGATGGTCGAGGAATTCTATAAACATGTAGCTGAAAAGGTTAATAGCTATTTCGTTCCATTGATAGAAGAAGGAAAGCTAAAGGGAGTAATAGTTGCTGGTCCTGGATATGCAAAACAGGATTTCCTTAAAGAGGCAGATAATCTTGATTATAGAATCAGAAAACTCATCATAAGTGAGACTATAGATGTTGCTTACCAAGGTATTGTAGGACTTAAGGAAGTTGTAATTAAGGCAAAGGACATTTTAGTTAAACAGAGATTTGTTGAGTCTATGGAGGCTATAGAAGAATTTAAGTATCATATTGCTAAGGATGATGGATATGCAGTATATGGCTTAAAGGATATAGAGGAATTACTCAATAATGGCGCAATTGAAAAGATATTAATATGTGAGGATCATCCTGATTTCGATAGATTAGAGAAAATAGCTATGGAGAGGGGTGCAAAAATGATCATCATTCCTGAATCTTTAGATGAATATCAGTGGTTTAAAGATACATTTGGATGTATAGCTGCTATCTCTAGATATGCTATTCATCAGAGCTAG
- a CDS encoding protein-L-isoaspartate O-methyltransferase (COGs: COG2518 Protein-L-isoaspartate carboxylmethyltransferase~InterPro IPR000682~KEGG: smr:Smar_0720 protein-L-isoaspartate O-methyltransferase~PFAM: protein-L-isoaspartate(D-aspartate) O-methyltransferase~PRIAM: Protein-L-isoaspartate(D-aspartate) O-methyltransferase~SPTR: A3DMG3 Protein-L-isoaspartate O-methyltransferase~TIGRFAM: protein-L-isoaspartate O-methyltransferase~PFAM: Protein-L-isoaspartate(D-aspartate) O-methyltransferase (PCMT)~TIGRFAM: protein-L-isoaspartate(D-aspartate) O-methyltransferase) has product MSYEYQRKMLVEYLKREGVIRSKDVEEAFLAIPREQFVPEHLKEYAYQDTPLPIGFGQTISAPHMVAIMTEELSVEPGNRVLEIGTGSGYQAAILAYIVSKDPRGHVYTIERIAGLAKRALINIAKAKPELLDFITIAIGDGTLGLEPFAPFDRIIVTAASPKIPEPLLRQLKPMGKMVIPVGDRWEQILQIVTKDEKGRIRIRDSIPCIFVPLIGEYGWKDNLYQYY; this is encoded by the coding sequence ATGAGCTATGAATATCAGAGAAAAATGCTTGTAGAATATCTTAAGAGGGAGGGGGTAATAAGGAGTAAAGATGTTGAAGAAGCATTTCTAGCTATTCCAAGAGAGCAATTTGTACCTGAACATCTAAAGGAATATGCATATCAAGATACACCTCTCCCAATAGGCTTTGGACAAACCATTAGTGCTCCCCATATGGTTGCTATAATGACTGAAGAACTATCTGTAGAACCTGGTAATAGGGTTCTAGAGATAGGTACAGGTTCTGGCTATCAAGCAGCTATACTTGCATATATAGTTTCAAAAGATCCTAGGGGACATGTATATACGATTGAACGAATAGCAGGATTGGCAAAAAGAGCTTTGATAAATATAGCTAAAGCAAAACCAGAACTACTAGATTTCATAACCATAGCCATAGGCGATGGGACTCTAGGTCTAGAGCCTTTTGCACCATTTGATAGAATAATAGTAACAGCAGCATCACCAAAGATTCCTGAGCCATTGCTAAGACAGCTAAAGCCTATGGGCAAAATGGTTATACCTGTAGGCGATCGCTGGGAGCAGATTCTACAAATAGTAACTAAAGATGAAAAGGGAAGGATACGCATAAGAGACTCTATACCATGTATCTTTGTACCTCTAATTGGAGAATATGGATGGAAAGATAACCTCTATCAATATTACTAG